A segment of the Ipomoea triloba cultivar NCNSP0323 chromosome 1, ASM357664v1 genome:
TTAAATTTATTTggcatataatttattaatgtgTTCTATTTaactccaattttttttttatatacctaAGTCAATATAAGTTAATGGTAAGATGTTGGCCGGTttgataacatagttagcttattagtcaaTCCTGACTTGTTTGACTACTATTAGATGTTTGACGTGGTTAAACAACtaatatgaatatttgattaattgactttttgtaacagttttattgcttcaaaacactaaaattcaaaaaaacatCTTTTTCGATCAGCTTTTTGATAAAGTAATTTTGCATGtgaaatttaccaaacatcttagCTTTTtataatcagctaatgctatcaactagtcaaactcaataatccaatcagctaacagttattAACAAACACCCCGTAGCTATTAACAAACACCCCGATATGTTTGTGTTTGGATatgatattttttatgtttatatgtgGTAAGGTATATtggatattaaaaaaattaaaagaactaaATGTTTGAAATAACTTTTTACATAATTTAGTTGTTATATTTTCATggtaacataaaaaatattatttagttttCCTAAAAAATTATTCCGAGATGAAATTATTTTCCAGGTGTTCAATAGGCGCAAAACTAACAAATTGTTATATTCTCATTCTATAGACCAATCGATCTTTCACGtccaagactttttttttttttgggtaaattcaCCGGGTCTTCCCGTCAGTTTAATGGTCCAAGTAGTTAGCCCAAGGAGAATCATCACTTGTAATAATCGAACtcgaattttttcaaaaatttttctcacaaattaaagaaagttcACTTGTCACTTGATGAGCTGCCCATTGGGTTCTTTCACGTCACAGATGTGAATGCGAGAGAATATGCCAATAATTGAAATTACAAGGACGCAGTTAGTTAAATGTAAACGTTAATTAGTCAGTTCTTAAGGCTAGATAGGAGAATTTAGGTCgataatattgaaaaatatatattaaaaatgataagataaataaattaattaattaaaatgaagtGGAAGAACAATTAAGGCACGCTGAAAAACTATTTAATAGGTTGTCTTACTATGCTACTTCTTCCTTCATTTCCAAAGTGACAGAGACCCATGAcacaatatattaaataaagaaaCTACCAATTTGCAGTTGTAAATCGTGAGATTGCATTCATACTGTGGTTTTATAGTGTTATTCACGAGTTcttacaatttttctttttctatattTAGTTATTGCATAAATTAGTTTATACGAatatttgtttgattttatgAATCGGGAATGTTAGAAGGCAAATAtcagtagaaaaaaaaattcattgtttgtttatttacgattctatttttaatagtaaaagTTAAAATTTCTCTTAATTTTTACTAATAAATGAAAGCCAATAAAGTTATGACTATATAATGCGAATTGTTGGTTAAAATGAATGACAAACATATCCAAAAGTGAATTAACAAAACTTAAAGTAATTCCAACCTACTACCAATGTCATATTAACTAATAtaagtatttaaataattatttttaaaaaagtgtaaattaaacattaattttaatgccaACCATAGTGAACTTCTTATATATAATCTtgaattgatatactttgaattacttatttttttttagactcattgaattacttatttaaatacaaatattggaTATTAAATCAGTCGCGTACTGCGCCGGTAAAACTAGTTTCTGTATATAGATATTATAGTATAGTACTAGATAGATCTTCTTCCACCGATatgtttcaattaattaatgatattttaaatattttatattgcatttgttgatttaatttattcattaaagATAACAAGTCTATCTTAATGTATAGCACGACATTATTTGCTTgtattttttaaggaaaaaaatataatgttgttggcattttataatcattttaaaaaGCATACCTACACATTATATTACAACTTATTACTGCGTAAAAGAAACTCCAAACATCATACCCGAATCAAGAATTTTGGCTCTAGCTGTCGGGAgagtttttcttttattttgaaaacgaataaaattatattatatataaaatacatacattatatatatcagcATCGATTAGGTATTTATAATTctgataaattattttcaatccTAATCGCCTACAAGAGTGCTTAACGTGCACTAATTTTGTTCCTCATTGTGATTTATGGGATTCTGTGgctgagtgtatatatatatatatatatatatatatatatatatatatatatatatatatatatatatatatatatatatatatatatcttacttctcttatttatataaataaataaatttaaatatatataaatataaaaaaaaattagcaagaCCGACTCGCCCGAGTTAACTCAGCTAATTCtaccgagttgggcgagttaactcggtcaaGTTAGGCGCTAGAcggccgatttttgcaacagtacTTTTAAATCCATGTGACAATCCTAGTAAGCACAAATCGGTAAGTTATATACTACGTATATGCTAAAATGCCATTGCAATACTTTTCCAAGTTCGTGAATTTGTTTGGAGCTTATTTCAATTGGGTGGCTTGATTGATGTTTTTCAAATAGTtggatggcttatttgtacattttttttaaaaaaaaagatacactTTGCCTTAGACTCTTAGAGGTGTCAAACAGGTGGGCTTGGGCCGAGCTTGTGTGGCCCGTCATTAGcccatttaattttttagactGGTCAGAATtcagaaacaaaaagtaaattcCGGTCCTATTATAgtcctaaaaataaaaaaaaataaaaaaatattaaaaattatatatcaactcatttaatttatattttctttctaaattagttttataaatttatatatttattttcaactatttaacttaaaaattattacaagaaaatgaagaaatcaataatcaaaatgtaatctacaaaatataataaacactaTAAGAATGTTAggattattataacaataataaaaatgtgtTAATACTTAATAGATTGCATTAAATACTTTCTCCTTATGTTCTCTTTCTTATACTAATACAAATAGTTTTCAATGTTACCCCTCATCTTATAAGTTTTCAAATGATAACTATTTAttacggaaatcattttcttgcatattttttaatagaataaatagttaatggaatattcgattatatattaaagtttatactaatggATTGGAATATGAGGTATTTaaatgaagaaaataatataatagagggtaaagtaagcaaataaaaatacaaattaaaaatcaaaataatgaaccattcattttatcaaataattggagggacattttttagttttcattaTAGGCTTAACTTTATTGGCTCATACAATAGTAGATAGTAGATTAGTAGATAAtaatatcaagaatcaagaaattggtaaacaaaaaaaattactaaaattattgattcaattgaacaacttccaaaccaaattaaacacAGCACGcagcaaaaataaaaaggatTGAAGCTAAGTGATGAATAGGATGATGGCATGCatttaaacttgagaaatataatgtgtGACTAGTAAAATGGCCAAGGGGGTGCACTGGGTGGATAGTAGAGATTCTGATAATAATTAAAGTACGGGTTATCAGGTTGTAGCGGCGGTATTACAGTAGTCACTGCCGCCGGCGCTTGTTGAACTCCGATCCCCCCCTGGCCGCCATTGTTGGCCGTCGTGACCTCAGCTTCTGCTGGTCCAACATGCACTACCTTTGTGGAACATATCGTCTTCAATTTCTTATCCACCAACACCGGATCCATGTCCCCTATTACTGTCATTTTCTTGTCCCTCCCAATCTCAATACATTTCACCCCTGCAaaattatacttacttataattattgctattttaatttatatattcaaagtTCAAGAATGGATCAGATCGGAGTAGCTAGCTAGTTCTAAAAaagtagaaataaaaaattgaacacCTTTTATCTTTGACACCTTTCCCATGACCTTTTTCTTGATTTGGCCACCTTCAAACTCCAACTGCACCACAACTTTCTGGCAAAATTAATAACCAAAAACCATATACATATCAGCCAATCTAATCCCATCAAACACTGCTGCTTAGCCATAAATATTGCTCAATGTAGACCACAAAATGATTTGAAATTCAATCCATTGACCTTTCTTACACTAATTAAGAACATAACTTACCATCTCACCTAACTCATCTTTTGAATACTAGTATTTGTATATTATATCTATCTCTAAACAtatcatgtattatatatatatatatatatacacacacacacacacacacatacacacacacacatacatacaaagTATACTATATATGGGGATAGGGGTGGGGGACAACTGTCACACTGTAGATCTACCCCTGaatatactatataaataataaacgtATAATCTaactatcaatttaaatttttagttgaaacatAACACATTTTTTCATGAATTATGCTTTATACTTCAATGTTTAagaaactaaaataataatcaatgaCCTATATTCACATAATGGTTAAAAAACGATCAAACTTATTGACATAGTGACTAATGGgtaaataaatcataaatactaatatattaggataaaaaagaataaaagaacAGGAGATTAAAGGAAGAGCTGACTGGCCTTCATTGCTTGGAAGAGAATTGAAGCTTAGAGAAAAGAGATCTATGCAAGTAATGAGAGTAGAGTTGTGCAAAGGGGATAATGAGGGGGCCTTAGCTAggttttgtttatatatagtgGGAACTGAGAAGATAGAAGGACGAGTATTCAGCATGGAGTCAACTCTAAGTCAAGCAACTagtcaataaataaatagtttggGTCAAGTGGTGAATCAAATTAAATGTCACTGTCACATGGCTAGATGTATTGTCGTAACCATTGTAGATGCAGCTATAATTCTATAACTTAAATAATACCCCTTCTGTTCCAAATTGGTTATCTAATTTTATCTTTACAcacattttaagaaattaaagtaaatatattGTACTTTCCAATTATGTCTCTTACTTTTTCACTTTcttaaataaaagtaataaagaaagcaatagtcgccaagcactttgtgctcaaatgacatgtagtgactctcctatatgggaggtcatgagatcgagtctgcttcaacaggttgagaattgaaagtatagatgaacagagtTTTTGGAAGAGAacaacattttgggaaaaactaaaaaggaaagtaagacccATAAAGTTGATCAGACCATtagcttggtaaccacaagattacaaATCCAACTTTAGCTTGGTAATTCATTGCGGAGTGTTTAAACTAGGTCAAAATGTTTATCATGGCCAcaagattacaatttttttttatgaactaaCTAGTCAATGTAGTCTAAAAGTTTCAATAATGTGTCATCGTATTCAGATTTATCTAAAAATATACATAGAGTTAATCTAATTGTGATAAAATGTAATtatgaatatcatattaataATGATAGTGTATTAGCTAGTGTAGAATTTTTTCTAACCATTTTATAGAGTCATCACGTAATGGTATTCCTAGATCTATCCTGAATAGAGCCAACTGTGAAAGAGGAATTcgtacaaaaacaaaaaagaagaagaagatatttttattatatacttaaccgcaaattatatatactgtaCTGTGGACTGCGACatcaaaacaatgtcgttttgattaataaaaacaacAGTATCCatttcgcgcaactgcagttcccttttaacacaactgcagttccagacgaaTGAAATAACCCttgttccgcgcaactacagtatcagttcaacacaaccatggtccacggtataacaactaaTACTTAACAcgttgtttaatttcttgtattaaagaaaaaatgacCAGGGAACATGAGTCAATTGCGAGGAAAGATCATGAAACCATATAATTATCATTTGATTATTTGTACCGATATACTGCCAGAAATGGACTATTCACTATCGTCGAATTCTTTTTTCAGAAATCACATGGGGACATATGTTTATGtgagtattatatttaattatttgcttGGGATTTGGCATTAATGGACAATGGTTATGCGAAGCCGGGCTCTTTATAAAATAGGACGGGAATATGATTAAAATGAGGAAAACAAAAAGATTATGTTAATTATGTTGTAATTGTGTCTGTTGCCATTAGCTCCTAACTGATGAATCTTTTACAGGATAAAATATGAGAGAAAGAGTGACAAATAATAGACAAAGATGTAAAGAGATAATTCTCATTTCATTCACTAGCAATCCAATGTACATAAtaataggaaatatatataattctaaacCATAACGAAAAACATAATGAAGATATAAATATCCCCGTTATATAATAATGTCTAATAATATCCactaaataacaatttttataacaaattaaGCATTATATCTGAACAATATTTACAATTGAGTTACAGGGTCAAAGGCTCAAGAttagttttgacttttgactACGAATTGGATACGGGTCTAAACCTCAAAGACAAGTCTCTTGCAAATTCAAACACTGATAAAATGGCCAGTGCGACGTGACCCACACAACTACTGTCAGCCATTCCTCAATCAAGGATTTCTCTaatcattattgcgtggactGTGAACCACggttcaaaacgatgtcgtcTAGAGGAGACGACACCCTTAATTGCACGACATGGGTTGCACATTTTTTTTCACATGACCTGCATTTTCTTCTCCATtacttcttcttcctcatcctcACTGCTATAACATACATTTTATaacgagttaatacccaatatagtcctcgactatagtagttttactcaatttagtcctaagtgactttttgtactctatttagtccccgactttaatgattttacccaCTTTAGTCCTTCGTTAAGAATTTTGTTTGTTaggtgttaataacaaggttaacatggtaatttcatttatattttatttttttatcaaattaattattaattatatgtcctaatttCTCCCACTCTTCTTCATAGTGGATACATTTCCCTCATTCCCTTCCTCAGGCGGTAGAAACATACCGTAGACACATTGACAGATCAGATAGCTAATTTCTAAACAAACAATACACttccttaaaaatatatatattttttcatccAATGCACAAACACCTTCATAATTTAAACAGATTTGAATCCCTCATGAGTTAAATCCACATTAAAACATATTTGATCTAACAACCAG
Coding sequences within it:
- the LOC116014008 gene encoding uncharacterized protein LOC116014008 — its product is MGKVSKIKGVKCIEIGRDKKMTVIGDMDPVLVDKKLKTICSTKVVHVGPAEAEVTTANNGGQGGIGVQQAPAAVTTVIPPLQPDNPYFNYYQNLYYPPSAPPWPFY